The following proteins come from a genomic window of Paenibacillus spongiae:
- a CDS encoding ABC transporter ATP-binding protein has protein sequence MNENNLIEIRDLSIEFKLRSGTIRAVDHVSLDIPKGKVTALVGESGSGKSTLASAILNIVSAPGIIKNGSIFINGQDMLRYNANRMRQHRWADVSMVFQAAQNALNPVMRIGEQMIETVLAHQKMSKEEIIKKASQLLDYVRLEPDRILKAYPHELSGGMKQRVMIAFSLLLDPQLVILDEPTTALDVITQDYIFDILLKVHKEMNITMLLLSHDISVVARVADRIGVMYAGKIVEVGETFEMFENAKHPYTAGLIQAAPSILDDVNDNRSIKGSSPNLLNLPPGCAFHPRCEFATDLCKQEEPRAISVGSGRISACHLNEKGEMLA, from the coding sequence ATGAACGAGAACAATCTGATTGAGATTAGAGACTTATCCATCGAGTTCAAACTTCGCTCGGGAACAATTCGAGCTGTCGATCATGTCTCGCTTGATATTCCCAAGGGAAAAGTGACCGCATTGGTCGGCGAAAGCGGCAGCGGCAAATCGACGCTGGCTTCAGCTATTCTCAATATCGTGTCAGCGCCGGGAATCATCAAGAACGGAAGTATCTTTATCAATGGCCAGGATATGCTGCGCTACAATGCCAATCGAATGCGCCAGCATCGTTGGGCGGACGTATCGATGGTATTCCAAGCTGCTCAGAACGCATTGAACCCTGTTATGCGCATTGGGGAACAGATGATCGAGACCGTCCTGGCTCATCAGAAAATGAGTAAAGAAGAGATCATCAAGAAGGCATCACAACTGCTCGATTATGTCCGGCTTGAGCCAGACCGCATACTAAAAGCATATCCGCACGAATTGAGCGGAGGCATGAAGCAGCGTGTCATGATCGCCTTCAGCCTGCTGCTCGACCCGCAGCTGGTCATTCTGGACGAACCGACAACTGCGCTCGATGTCATTACGCAGGATTACATCTTTGATATTCTATTAAAGGTTCATAAGGAAATGAATATTACGATGCTTCTTCTGTCGCATGATATTTCTGTCGTTGCCAGAGTGGCCGACCGCATTGGCGTCATGTATGCCGGCAAGATTGTGGAAGTCGGGGAAACGTTCGAGATGTTCGAGAATGCCAAGCATCCGTACACGGCGGGACTCATTCAAGCGGCTCCATCCATATTGGATGATGTCAACGATAATAGATCCATCAAAGGCTCTTCGCCGAATCTGTTGAACTTGCCGCCGGGCTGCGCGTTTCACCCAAGATGCGAGTTTGCAACGGATCTCTGCAAGCAGGAGGAGCCTCGGGCGATTTCAGTAGGCAGTGGCCGTATATCTGCATGTCATTTGAATGAGAAGGGAGAGATGCTGGCTTGA
- a CDS encoding ABC transporter substrate-binding protein, which translates to MRFRKFKLVLLPFILVFTIVLNGCTEDNSKVFRDLGGWPKPPLFQGNPFASGGVGQASQYTFEGLFQIVRSTDKIYNRLAESVEHKGNETIIKIRPGVTWQDGKPFTSKDVWSYYMLNNGVEIAKHLTGIEITDDTTMVFKWQEPSPFTEMKNLFLAQDQQATIPYHLYGKYVDKVDELLKQANPTNDPDKKGPFGLEISDKLRKDIDKNWQDFLKAGPKMPVGTGPFIVKKVTASDMILEKNEKYWRAENIKFDRIFIKNPGSDSSGLALLKSGKIDTYPGTPPKDILENMLATNKDLVHYRMFDPATIGMVFNLDKPPFDNQKFRQAVVYALDRTKIREVGNYYGQEADVSMTGMPQSELSKWITPDNREKMTKFSYNPDKAGELLTELGWKKGADGNWADPSGKTPEFIIGVSGGWLQAVNSAQIAAEQMTKFGLPTKLLAVDGSVYYNNATKDKGAYHMSVDWVDVSWGFMFPWNSLRNFYWGGIGNMAHLPKFKDGPDKGKLNMKVPGPDGQVVDIEKTLKGMPYLQKEEERKDAIYKLAWITNENAYGVGFFQNTTGYFENVKTIKGWPREDEFEKYNRSLPVPTEPEDIDAVSEINFGFGGITYFVEGRLSPRE; encoded by the coding sequence ATGCGATTCCGTAAATTCAAGCTCGTATTGCTTCCATTTATATTGGTTTTCACCATCGTTTTGAACGGATGTACGGAGGATAACTCTAAAGTGTTCCGTGATTTGGGCGGTTGGCCGAAACCACCGTTGTTCCAGGGGAACCCCTTCGCTTCCGGCGGCGTAGGACAGGCTTCGCAGTATACGTTCGAGGGACTATTCCAGATCGTTCGCTCAACGGATAAAATTTATAACCGTCTGGCTGAATCGGTAGAGCATAAAGGAAATGAAACCATCATCAAAATAAGACCGGGTGTAACTTGGCAGGACGGAAAGCCATTTACAAGTAAGGATGTTTGGAGCTATTACATGCTCAATAACGGCGTCGAAATCGCGAAACATCTCACCGGCATTGAGATCACCGACGATACGACAATGGTATTTAAGTGGCAGGAACCCTCTCCGTTTACGGAAATGAAAAATTTGTTCCTTGCGCAGGATCAACAGGCCACAATTCCTTATCATCTCTATGGTAAGTACGTCGATAAGGTGGATGAATTGTTAAAGCAAGCCAATCCTACAAACGATCCAGATAAGAAGGGTCCGTTCGGCTTGGAAATTTCAGACAAGCTGCGCAAAGATATCGATAAAAACTGGCAAGATTTCTTGAAGGCAGGACCTAAGATGCCTGTAGGTACAGGTCCTTTTATCGTGAAGAAAGTAACCGCCTCCGATATGATTCTGGAGAAGAACGAGAAGTATTGGAGAGCCGAAAACATTAAATTCGATCGCATCTTCATAAAAAATCCGGGCTCCGATTCATCCGGCCTGGCTTTGCTGAAATCGGGCAAGATCGATACATATCCCGGTACGCCGCCTAAAGACATTCTCGAAAATATGCTGGCTACCAACAAGGATCTCGTTCATTACCGCATGTTTGACCCCGCGACGATCGGGATGGTATTCAATTTGGATAAACCGCCGTTCGATAATCAGAAATTCCGTCAGGCCGTCGTCTACGCGCTGGACCGTACGAAGATTCGTGAGGTCGGCAACTACTATGGGCAAGAAGCAGACGTCTCGATGACCGGGATGCCGCAATCGGAACTTTCCAAATGGATCACGCCGGACAACCGCGAGAAAATGACGAAATTCTCGTATAACCCTGACAAAGCAGGAGAGCTGTTAACCGAGCTGGGCTGGAAGAAGGGCGCTGACGGCAACTGGGCCGACCCTAGCGGCAAGACGCCTGAATTTATTATCGGGGTGAGCGGTGGATGGCTGCAAGCGGTGAACTCCGCCCAGATCGCCGCAGAACAGATGACCAAATTCGGTCTGCCGACCAAATTGCTAGCCGTCGATGGCAGCGTGTATTACAACAATGCTACCAAAGACAAAGGCGCTTATCACATGTCTGTCGATTGGGTAGACGTTTCCTGGGGCTTCATGTTCCCGTGGAATTCACTGCGTAATTTCTACTGGGGCGGCATCGGGAATATGGCTCATCTGCCCAAATTCAAGGATGGCCCGGATAAAGGGAAATTGAATATGAAAGTGCCGGGTCCCGACGGGCAGGTCGTTGACATTGAAAAGACGTTAAAGGGAATGCCTTATCTGCAAAAAGAAGAAGAGCGCAAGGACGCCATCTACAAGCTGGCATGGATTACGAATGAAAATGCCTATGGAGTAGGCTTCTTCCAGAATACGACCGGATATTTCGAAAATGTCAAGACGATCAAGGGCTGGCCGAGAGAAGATGAATTCGAAAAGTACAATCGCAGCCTGCCGGTACCGACCGAACCTGAAGACATCGATGCTGTTTCCGAAATCAACTTCGGATTCGGGGGAATAACGTACTTCGTGGAAGGAAGATTATCGCCTAGAGAGTAG
- a CDS encoding ABC transporter permease gives MTPVIVLKRIGMAFVTVCLATVMTFVLLRLTPGNAIDAWARDYATQFGITLEEAYRRIAAMINYNPNEPLHEQFVRYISGLLQGNLGVSMVYQQITVNSIIANAMPWTIFVATISLFISFVIGMLLGVRMAWKRNSILEPSVSLFTVITSAIPDFIFAILLLVVFAYGLNWFPVNGAYDPFVTPGFNLDFIVSVLYYAAMPILTFVITNIGGWALMMKGNAVSVLGEDYIIAAKARGISESVIMNRYVMKNAMLPMITMLAITFGSMLGGATLIENIFQYPGIGYFLGEATRTRDYTVMQGIMLFLSVTMIVANLIADLVYSKLDPRIKVEG, from the coding sequence GTGACGCCCGTTATTGTGCTAAAGAGAATTGGGATGGCTTTCGTTACCGTATGTTTAGCCACAGTGATGACCTTCGTACTGCTCCGTTTAACACCGGGCAACGCTATTGATGCATGGGCCCGCGATTATGCGACCCAATTCGGGATTACATTGGAAGAAGCGTACCGGCGCATCGCAGCAATGATTAATTACAATCCGAACGAACCGCTGCATGAACAGTTTGTTCGTTATATTTCAGGTCTCCTGCAAGGAAACCTTGGCGTTTCAATGGTTTATCAGCAAATTACGGTAAACTCCATTATTGCAAACGCAATGCCTTGGACCATTTTCGTTGCAACCATTTCTCTTTTCATCAGTTTCGTGATCGGGATGCTTCTGGGCGTGAGAATGGCTTGGAAAAGAAACTCTATCTTAGAGCCGTCGGTTTCCTTATTTACCGTTATTACCTCAGCCATACCGGATTTCATTTTTGCGATCCTATTGTTGGTTGTTTTCGCATACGGGTTAAACTGGTTTCCCGTTAACGGCGCCTACGATCCCTTTGTGACCCCTGGCTTCAACCTCGACTTTATTGTGAGCGTGCTCTACTATGCCGCCATGCCGATCCTGACCTTCGTCATCACGAATATCGGCGGTTGGGCTCTTATGATGAAAGGCAATGCCGTAAGCGTACTTGGTGAGGACTATATTATCGCAGCGAAGGCGCGAGGTATTTCCGAATCGGTTATCATGAACCGGTACGTCATGAAGAATGCGATGCTGCCGATGATCACGATGCTGGCCATCACCTTCGGCAGCATGCTTGGCGGAGCGACGCTAATCGAGAATATTTTCCAGTACCCTGGAATCGGATACTTTTTGGGAGAAGCGACGAGAACGAGAGATTATACGGTTATGCAGGGCATCATGCTGTTTCTCAGTGTCACGATGATCGTTGCCAATCTCATTGCGGATTTGGTTTATTCGAAGCTTGATCCGAGAATCAAGGTAGAGGGGTAA
- a CDS encoding phosphotransferase enzyme family protein: protein MASMEVSLTDLVSLEIHLGTLHTITRMSSGFSNDNYLLTASRGKYRIRVPQYSSHSDHLAAEQAVLKWASEKNTRVVPLLHLVPLPNGIYASVFPFIDADPTFDLHQEQLVYSAGRALAEFHRAVAGYSGKHPWKTLPESFHAEKADMNELRNTINEQSVSEYADFWDAVENLLFRMNKIGKQMNEQPYLSLPHLSCHGDYAPANLLTLQAQVEGMIDLECCRWAPRVHDVSTFLQAMQEDEGYKESMSDWFLNGYRSLIELSEIEREWIPAFRMIRSLEAAKRHLNRVIHGEQQVHPGLVMYWDRITSKL, encoded by the coding sequence ATGGCATCCATGGAAGTATCTCTTACCGATCTGGTATCGCTAGAAATCCACTTGGGAACGCTTCATACAATTACTAGAATGTCTAGCGGATTTAGTAATGATAACTATTTGCTTACGGCAAGCCGGGGCAAATATAGAATTCGAGTACCGCAGTATTCCAGTCATTCGGATCATCTGGCGGCGGAGCAAGCGGTTTTGAAATGGGCTTCGGAAAAAAATACGAGAGTCGTGCCTCTTCTTCACCTGGTTCCGCTGCCAAATGGTATATACGCCAGTGTGTTCCCGTTCATTGATGCCGACCCGACGTTCGATCTGCATCAGGAGCAGCTGGTGTATAGTGCCGGCAGGGCCTTAGCTGAGTTCCACAGGGCTGTTGCCGGGTATAGCGGGAAGCATCCTTGGAAGACATTGCCGGAGTCGTTCCATGCCGAGAAGGCAGACATGAATGAATTAAGGAATACGATAAATGAACAATCGGTATCGGAGTACGCGGATTTCTGGGACGCCGTGGAGAACCTATTATTCAGGATGAACAAGATCGGGAAGCAGATGAACGAGCAGCCCTATCTCTCATTGCCGCATCTTTCGTGCCATGGTGACTATGCGCCTGCCAATCTATTGACGCTTCAGGCCCAAGTCGAAGGCATGATCGATTTGGAATGCTGCCGCTGGGCACCGAGAGTGCATGATGTGTCCACCTTTTTGCAAGCTATGCAGGAGGATGAGGGCTATAAGGAGTCTATGTCCGATTGGTTCCTGAACGGGTATCGTTCCTTAATCGAGCTGTCGGAGATTGAACGGGAATGGATTCCTGCCTTTCGGATGATCCGTTCTCTAGAAGCGGCCAAACGTCATCTGAATCGAGTTATTCATGGCGAACAACAAGTACATCCAGGATTGGTGATGTACTGGGACCGTATAACTTCGAAGCTTTGA
- a CDS encoding ABC transporter ATP-binding protein gives MSSLLELRNISMIFEQKSGMLGKPTPIPAMTDVQLSFEPGEILALVGESGCGKTTLGKVVTGLHKPSKGQLLFQGKDVWNMNKAEFTEYRQSVQLVQQDSYAALNPMRTILQSLSDPILQHKIVRSRKEAHDRVCELLNTVGLTPPEQYIEKYPHQMSGGQRQRVLLARAISLKPKLIVADEPVSMIDVSLRMAILRLMSTLNKNLGIAFIYITHDLATARYIAQHGRMAVMYLGKIVEQGSVHDVLAAPQHPYLQALLSAVPVPNPRIAKAKRELPLKSLDMPSIANPPTGCSFHPRCLYASQTCEQTAPSLAPSGKTIVSCHHVEKVPPWTIATVK, from the coding sequence TTGAGCAGCTTGCTGGAACTTCGCAACATAAGCATGATTTTTGAACAAAAATCAGGAATGCTTGGCAAACCGACCCCCATCCCTGCCATGACCGATGTCCAGTTATCCTTCGAGCCTGGAGAGATACTGGCTCTTGTAGGGGAAAGCGGCTGCGGCAAGACAACGCTTGGCAAGGTCGTTACGGGCCTGCACAAGCCTTCCAAAGGTCAGCTTCTTTTTCAAGGCAAGGACGTATGGAATATGAATAAAGCGGAATTTACCGAGTACCGTCAGAGCGTGCAGCTTGTCCAGCAGGATTCGTATGCCGCCTTGAACCCGATGCGCACCATCCTTCAGTCCCTATCCGATCCCATTCTTCAGCATAAAATAGTCCGCAGCCGCAAAGAGGCGCACGACCGGGTATGCGAGCTTCTGAATACGGTCGGATTGACGCCGCCCGAGCAATACATCGAGAAGTATCCCCATCAGATGAGCGGGGGTCAGAGACAGCGGGTCCTGCTGGCAAGAGCGATCTCCTTAAAGCCGAAGCTCATCGTCGCCGACGAGCCCGTATCCATGATCGATGTATCGCTGCGGATGGCGATCCTGCGGTTAATGTCTACCCTAAATAAAAATCTCGGCATTGCCTTCATCTATATTACGCATGATTTGGCGACTGCCCGATACATTGCGCAGCATGGCCGGATGGCCGTCATGTACTTGGGGAAGATCGTCGAGCAAGGAAGCGTGCATGATGTGCTTGCCGCTCCGCAGCATCCTTATCTGCAGGCGCTGCTGTCCGCCGTGCCGGTGCCGAATCCACGGATCGCGAAAGCGAAGCGGGAACTGCCGCTCAAAAGCTTGGATATGCCGAGTATTGCGAATCCGCCAACCGGCTGCTCCTTTCATCCGCGATGCTTGTACGCGAGCCAGACGTGCGAGCAAACCGCACCGTCGCTTGCTCCCTCCGGCAAGACGATCGTGTCATGTCATCACGTAGAGAAGGTACCGCCATGGACCATAGCTACCGTAAAGTAA
- a CDS encoding phytanoyl-CoA dioxygenase family protein, whose amino-acid sequence MIETMDRISPLNEEQISFFASNGYLLLKQACSNDLLDIYNLHMYNMAKNEIPDQPDSAEKATFSFRVFNPHLKDSFSLQMLKLPIIRGALAQLMGDEAVGVQSMYFFKEPGSKGQAAHQDYEYIHHEPNTMIATSLAMESNDEENGCLRVIPGSHKLGPLRHGKVKDLLEHADWTTETEGVDLSAEIPVVMEKGDLLFFHCLLVHSSTRNKTKDRFRRSYVCHYIRHDSRVTVREDLKRKIDLF is encoded by the coding sequence ATGATCGAGACAATGGACCGTATTTCCCCGTTGAACGAAGAGCAAATCTCGTTTTTCGCTTCTAACGGCTATCTTCTTCTAAAGCAGGCTTGCAGCAATGATTTACTCGATATTTATAATCTGCATATGTATAACATGGCCAAGAACGAGATCCCGGATCAGCCGGATTCGGCGGAGAAAGCGACCTTCTCGTTCCGGGTCTTCAATCCCCATCTGAAGGATAGCTTCTCCTTGCAAATGCTGAAGCTTCCTATTATAAGAGGGGCGCTCGCCCAATTGATGGGAGATGAGGCGGTCGGCGTGCAGAGCATGTACTTCTTCAAGGAACCCGGCTCGAAAGGCCAGGCGGCGCATCAAGACTATGAATATATTCATCACGAGCCGAACACTATGATTGCTACGTCCCTCGCGATGGAGAGTAACGATGAAGAGAACGGATGCCTTCGCGTTATTCCAGGCAGCCACAAGCTGGGACCGCTGCGCCATGGGAAGGTGAAGGATCTGTTGGAGCATGCGGATTGGACCACGGAGACGGAAGGCGTCGATTTGAGCGCGGAAATCCCCGTTGTGATGGAGAAAGGGGATCTTCTCTTCTTCCACTGTCTGCTCGTTCACTCCTCCACCCGCAACAAAACGAAGGACCGTTTCCGCAGATCCTACGTCTGCCACTATATCCGGCACGATTCGAGGGTAACGGTGCGGGAGGATTTGAAGCGGAAGATCGATCTGTTCTAG
- a CDS encoding ABC transporter permease → MRGMIDFFRIICHNKRSLIGLIILIIFILMATVGPFIFKLNMTVDYNNRYLSPSLEHWLGTDFAGRDTFIQLVHGSKEVLLVGLLAAFFTLFVGALLGTLSGLVGGRLDSGIMLITNLFLTIPSFPILIIMAAIFSIRDPVSFALVLSAWSWPGLTRAVRSQIISLKERDFIVICKVMGMSKPHIIFKELMPSITSFLSISFIMTMRGAITGSVGIMMLGLAPYSPTNWGQMLNLAVSQTGGIFNPLGFIYLFSPILCLALFQLGSIFFANGIDEALNPRLRG, encoded by the coding sequence ATGCGAGGAATGATCGATTTTTTTAGAATCATCTGCCATAACAAAAGATCACTAATCGGTTTAATCATTCTGATCATATTCATTCTGATGGCGACGGTTGGGCCTTTTATTTTCAAACTTAATATGACCGTCGATTATAACAATCGTTACCTATCGCCATCGTTAGAGCATTGGCTTGGAACTGATTTTGCCGGGAGAGATACGTTTATTCAATTGGTGCATGGGTCCAAGGAAGTTCTTCTTGTCGGCTTGCTTGCCGCCTTCTTCACCTTGTTTGTCGGCGCTCTTCTGGGGACACTCTCCGGACTTGTCGGCGGAAGACTTGATTCGGGTATTATGCTGATTACCAATTTGTTTCTTACGATCCCGAGCTTTCCGATTCTGATTATTATGGCGGCTATATTCTCGATCCGGGACCCTGTTTCCTTCGCCCTTGTGTTAAGCGCCTGGAGCTGGCCTGGGCTAACGCGCGCTGTCCGTTCGCAAATTATTTCGCTGAAGGAACGTGATTTTATCGTCATCTGCAAGGTTATGGGCATGAGCAAGCCGCATATTATTTTCAAAGAGCTTATGCCGAGCATCACCTCCTTCTTATCCATCAGTTTTATTATGACGATGCGCGGTGCCATTACAGGAAGCGTAGGCATTATGATGCTGGGTCTTGCCCCTTACTCACCGACCAATTGGGGGCAAATGCTCAATCTTGCCGTTTCTCAAACAGGGGGTATCTTCAATCCTCTGGGCTTTATTTATCTGTTCTCGCCGATTCTTTGTCTTGCTTTATTTCAACTGGGTTCGATCTTTTTTGCCAATGGCATCGATGAAGCACTAAATCCTAGGCTTAGAGGGTAG
- a CDS encoding beta-galactosidase, translating to MIEIINKEIRIDGKPQMIMCGEIHYFRLQRDEWQDRLDKLKLAGCNAVASYVPWLCHEPAFGQIDLHGKTRPELDLAGFIDLCRDNGLYFFLRPGPFIMAEIKNEGLPYWVYEKHPEIVPSGWDGQPATTRTVDYLAPGFLAEARRWYEAVMAVAAPRLQPNGGNIIAIQLDNEIGMLSWVSNVPDLTDFVLNDFARWLGSAYGPEELAARYPFALEDTVSRNAGIRSPGEEYAPALHLDLGHYMRNRFARYVDELRGYAEEFGVRDVPFVINIHGTGGGRGFTYPIGISQLYETYEGKPGYISGSDIYFGDLDMNSFQDLYLINGFMDAMHDEHQPLTSVEFNCGDGNFGSTFSSRYDPSAADFKMRMCVAQGNRLINYYLLSGGRNYVLDDKPGDGNDRIAFTGERHGFAAPISPEGELNYTFPRMARGIQAAMAVADKLAVMREERDDVAFAFIPDYFMTEYRYPGSAKMKEIYANIEANRAHGGWETMARAMLLAGYRFGAADIQNKPLRPDETPVLALTSALYMDAGVQRKLADYILQGGGLFLYGELPLYDMEGESCTALADALGLRHIGDFRDAPHVYPSVVTEGWLAPRPEVRSYHVQTFEPKPGVSAETIMRLYGNGQACGFDIRAGRGRAVVITARYNCDIGLFRTALEKLGAKAGLTHDCPYHGIFMTSTSNEAGERFIHMLNLDGLDKSFRVYEDGVPLFDGREITLGSKDGVMLPVGITASGILIRHSTSEITGIADDEISFRLTQAQDWIVVDTAREILPCDDYTVENHEGLKRIVSRLHAKVDDRLTVRFGS from the coding sequence ATGATTGAGATTATAAACAAAGAAATTCGGATAGACGGCAAGCCGCAGATGATCATGTGCGGCGAAATTCACTATTTCCGGCTGCAGCGCGACGAATGGCAGGATCGGCTGGACAAATTGAAGCTGGCCGGCTGTAACGCGGTCGCCAGCTATGTCCCTTGGCTGTGCCACGAACCGGCCTTCGGCCAGATCGATCTTCACGGGAAGACGCGTCCCGAGCTGGACTTGGCTGGCTTCATCGACCTGTGCCGGGATAACGGGCTGTACTTCTTCCTGCGGCCGGGTCCATTCATTATGGCGGAGATTAAGAACGAAGGGCTGCCGTATTGGGTGTACGAGAAGCATCCCGAAATCGTGCCGTCCGGCTGGGATGGCCAGCCGGCTACGACGCGGACCGTCGACTATCTCGCGCCGGGCTTCCTCGCCGAAGCGCGGCGGTGGTACGAGGCGGTTATGGCTGTGGCCGCGCCTCGACTGCAGCCGAATGGCGGCAATATCATCGCCATTCAGCTCGACAACGAAATCGGCATGCTGTCCTGGGTGAGCAACGTGCCCGATCTAACCGATTTCGTGCTGAATGATTTTGCGAGATGGCTCGGCAGCGCCTACGGTCCGGAAGAGCTCGCGGCCCGATACCCGTTCGCTCTGGAAGATACGGTAAGCAGGAATGCGGGAATCCGTTCGCCAGGCGAAGAATATGCGCCTGCCCTTCACCTGGATTTGGGTCATTATATGCGTAACCGGTTTGCGCGATATGTCGATGAGCTGCGCGGATATGCGGAGGAGTTCGGGGTACGGGACGTGCCGTTTGTCATCAACATTCACGGCACGGGAGGCGGCCGCGGCTTCACGTACCCGATCGGCATCAGCCAGCTGTACGAAACCTACGAGGGGAAGCCGGGGTATATCTCCGGTTCCGACATCTACTTCGGCGATCTCGACATGAACTCGTTTCAAGATTTATACCTGATCAACGGCTTCATGGACGCGATGCACGACGAGCACCAGCCGCTGACTTCCGTAGAATTCAACTGCGGTGACGGCAACTTCGGCTCGACGTTCAGCTCGCGCTACGACCCGTCGGCCGCCGACTTCAAAATGCGGATGTGCGTCGCCCAAGGCAACCGGCTCATCAACTACTATCTGCTCTCAGGCGGCCGCAACTATGTATTGGACGACAAACCGGGCGACGGCAACGACCGGATTGCCTTTACCGGGGAACGGCACGGCTTCGCGGCTCCTATCAGTCCGGAAGGAGAGCTTAATTATACGTTCCCCCGGATGGCGCGGGGCATTCAAGCGGCGATGGCCGTCGCGGACAAGCTGGCCGTCATGCGCGAGGAGCGCGATGACGTCGCATTCGCCTTCATTCCCGATTATTTCATGACGGAATACCGGTATCCGGGCAGCGCGAAGATGAAGGAGATTTATGCGAACATCGAGGCGAACCGCGCCCACGGGGGCTGGGAGACGATGGCGAGAGCGATGCTGCTCGCAGGGTACCGGTTCGGGGCCGCGGATATTCAGAACAAGCCGCTCCGTCCGGACGAAACGCCGGTGCTGGCACTGACTTCGGCGCTGTATATGGATGCGGGCGTGCAGCGGAAGCTCGCGGACTATATCCTTCAGGGCGGCGGTCTGTTTCTTTACGGTGAGCTGCCGCTGTACGATATGGAAGGCGAGTCCTGCACCGCGCTGGCGGATGCGCTCGGCCTCCGGCATATCGGGGATTTCCGCGATGCGCCTCATGTGTATCCTTCCGTCGTGACGGAAGGCTGGCTGGCTCCAAGACCGGAAGTGCGGTCGTATCATGTGCAGACATTCGAACCGAAACCGGGCGTATCTGCGGAGACGATTATGCGCCTGTACGGGAACGGGCAAGCGTGCGGCTTCGACATCCGGGCCGGCCGCGGCCGGGCAGTCGTCATTACCGCACGTTACAACTGCGACATCGGGCTGTTCCGCACCGCGCTCGAGAAGCTCGGCGCAAAGGCCGGTCTTACGCATGACTGTCCGTACCATGGCATCTTCATGACCTCGACGTCGAACGAAGCGGGAGAGAGGTTCATCCATATGTTGAATCTTGACGGGCTGGACAAGTCGTTCCGCGTTTATGAAGATGGCGTACCGCTCTTTGACGGCCGCGAGATTACGCTCGGAAGCAAAGACGGCGTCATGCTGCCTGTCGGCATAACGGCCAGCGGGATATTGATCCGCCATTCCACTTCCGAAATTACAGGAATCGCGGATGACGAAATCTCGTTCCGGCTTACGCAAGCGCAGGATTGGATCGTAGTCGATACCGCTCGCGAGATCCTGCCTTGCGACGATTATACGGTCGAGAATCATGAGGGGCTGAAGCGGATCGTATCCCGCCTGCACGCGAAGGTCGATGACCGGCTGACCGTGCGTTTTGGATCGTAG